TGTGAAGGATTTTCATTTCTGCTTTGTCTGCTTTCTCTTTGTCAGTGAGGGGAGTTAATCATTTAGCTTAACAAGAATATTGAGGAAAGTAGTGCTTTATAAACAATTAGCTACCATATACACAGCAGCAACAACTAAATATTCTGATACTTTTTTTGATTTCACATATTGAATGTGTCTTTCTAAATATTTTCACAGGGATTTAATTCAATCCAATTTAGGATAAAAGCTGACATAGTGAAAGAGCAACACATTCTATGATGCTCATGAGGTCAACATAATGATTCATGATTTTCCTGCATATAACCTAATTAACCCAAATGTAATATTGTTTCATTGTCTGGGTCTGTGTTTTATGTCACTGTTGATGATTTAAAACTGGTCATTTAAAACTATTTGAGCTCTATAGAAACTACCATGACTGGCATTACCATTGTATATCAATGTACAACACTGTTATAATATCTCCTTGAATGAATTTTTGGGAGGGTGATGAACATGATCATATAATACTTTTGTgcatattatataatataatggATTTTAACAGCAAAAAATATCAACAAAGAAAGggattaaattaaataaaacatacAACACATTTATTAGCAATTGTTTTGTGTTCTTCTGGGCCTTTCTAAAAACAATATTTAGTGATACCTACCTTGGCTCAGAAGAGTACAGACTGCAACTCTGGAGTCTCCCTGGCCTGCCTTGGAATCATGAGTagccaaacaaaaatgtagATAATATACTGTCATCACAGGAAAGGAAGCCAACAACTGTTGTGTGTGAAAGGGAAGGGGCAGGGCATGTCCTTAAGTTGATTTTTAACCCTTTATCTCCTGGCAAACTATACACTTGCACATAATAGTGCTCCCACAACAGCTATTCAGTGAGTGTATCAAAATGTTTGCTGATCAAATTTAAATTACCTGATGTATTATGTAAATACGCATTTGTCAGACAAATGTAACCAAAGTCACCAATGAGGCACCAAGAAGAGCAACAATATGCAGATAGAAATCCGGATGCTGTGTTTCCAAAAAATACAAAGGCATAATGATACTGGTTTAGTGCCACCCACTCTTAAAATTCTTGAAGTTGAGGTTTGGTTTGGCACAATTTGGTTCCACAGTCAAAGTGTACTGACATATTAGATAGCTCTGTTTCGAGTCATATCATACATGTAAACTTGTGACTTTACTGAAGCTCTGAGCATTTCATTAATGGTGAAGAAGACTGAGGTGGAATGTGAAATTATATGATCAATTTTATTCACTGTTAGCAGCACATGCATCACTCATAACCAAATCTTGATCCAACTTTGACCTACACAAGTGAATATAAATCTATATCAGCTTTACCAGACCTATCCTAGGGAACTTGTAAATGCTTGGCTATGCGACATGTACATAAATTCCCCAGCACTGGCGTGGCCGTTGGACACCACTACTGAAACACGTCATTTTTTAAATTTGGTTTGTGTCTCCTACTTTAAATAACGTACTTATGTATGCCTTGTGTGAACGTGCTTCCAGGTAGAGACTACTTATTTGCCTCTGAATTCAAATAGTCAACCAATCAAGACGTAACTGTGAACCAACTGACAGCTGGAGCGGGCAGTCTTCGGAGGCAGATGCGTAATGCGTATCGACAACCAAACGTTAGTGAGCCAATGACGATGGGTGGTGGGTCGGGCCTAGTTTGAAATACGAAATACGAATTTGCATTGAGTTGCCTTGCAGAGAAGAGCCGTGGGGAAGTCACTGTTTCCATAGTAAATTTGAAGTAATACCAACTTGATTATTAAATGGCGTTATCGCAATGCTTAGAGGATTCTCCTGGCTGGAAACCACTTTCAAAAGGAGAACGAGATGGACATTTAGAAGAACTTTATAATGAGAGACATCGACTTGCTCTAGAGGAACTGCTATCGGGTGGAGTTAACTCTTACTTGGGATTtctgaagaaagaaaaaataccAAACTTTCTGTCCGATGAAGAAATCAGACGTATATCACGTTCTACTGTAGTTCCCAAAGCCTTTTCGCTTGCTGGAGACGATGCACCTTTTGAACAGTCCGTCAGTACTTCAATGGACTGTTCATCTGTCACATATTTCCCAGATGTTTCCGACGTGGAGCCCCCTGTTCTGGAGCTTGGTTGGCCTGCTTTCACGACAGGGTCATTTCGTGGAGTAACCCGGGCAGTGGCCCACTTTCAGCCGAGCTACGGGGAGTGCATCTACAGCTGCAAGGAAGCAGCGAGAAAAATGATCAAGGGAGCAAAAGAGGTGAGTTCCATTTGCAAATGCAACTTTCACACTGCCTCTGAAGTTCACCTGAAGATTATGAAGctgcaaaaatgtgttttgcgtgtgtgtgtgtgtgtgtgtgagagagagagagagagagagaaagaaagaagacacacacagtgttagtagaaatgctgttcattgaccaGTGGGTGAATGAGTCATGTCTGAAAGAAAACAAGTTTGTTTTCCAAAAGAGGAGTCTCCACCTATACTGTAAACATCAATCAAAACCTAAATGCAGTTAGGCAAAGTCTACTATTCCAATTCCAATTAAAACTGCTACACTGAGGCTTGAGCATGTGTCCTCACACTGTATGCTTGTTGACATGTTTAGGTGGGCATGTCCTCCTTCCAGCACACACCACATCTACTTagttcagtgtttctcaaactttttcagacgaaggaccacttaaccaataaaacagaaacgcacggaccacctaaGTAGACCAACCTAACTAGTAATCTAAAAAGATTAGACCTGcgtcaacagtatattagcctacacaataggtctactcactgaaccaccttatgtctttgcactttgcttattgtgtcagaggattcataagatttaaactggcatattttacatagacagtgttgcagaactgtttggatttacatacaagttgggtcaatattgcaaacaactcatctatattatgatccacactttgagaaacactgacttAGTTGATGTAGTGATAATGCCAGTGACATAAATCAGTGTTTTAGAATATTTGATGGCATGGATCATGTTTAGAGATAACAATTGCAATTGATCGTTATTGGCAGATCTTTATATGTCATGAGTTGTTGCAAGATTAGACATTTCACAGAGGACATGTTTCTTAGGCAGGCCAACAATGCACAACCTAAACATCATAATCACATCCGAGCAGAGAGAATTGGATTTGAGTGCAAACATTCAGTATGTAATAGAAATGGGCTGGCACTTCATGCTCTCAGAATCATTTAGCTATGCTTTGAAATCTATCTCTACCATTCTACCAACTTATGGTTGTGTTGTTTTGGAGATAAACATTGAAGGTCTTTCTTTTAAAATCAGTACCAATCTTGTATTGCTATGCTCCCTTAAACTCTGTAATCCCTCCTGGAAATGTAATCCACTATTGTGGGTCCCTAGTGATAAGTGCACCCTGTCCAGCAGTCCACTAGTGCAGCAGGCTTTTTAGTGCAAAGTTATGCTCTTTTCAAAATAcccacatgtgtatattgtagcTTTTCAGCACATTTTCAGTGTTTCACTTTCTTTTATTGTGGGGATGTTGTCAAATAGAGTCTTGTGTCGGCCATATTGAGGGCCACGCGCTGACTGAGTGAATTAGGTGGTAGAATGAAAAGAACGTGGGCAGGTGGTTAAATGAAACAACTCACCTTAAGGAATGTTTAGATTATGTCTCAGCATGTTCCCTAACAAGTCTGTGCTGATAAAGAACAGTACACCCCCCAGGTATTTTGTGGTTTTTCATATCTGGATATGAATGGCTGAGTTTATTAACTCATGAAGACCTGGGGAAAAGAATCTACCTGGTTCACATTCTCTGTATTTTAACCATTCCGATATATGTGTAAACAGTTATCACACAAGAACTCTATCTTAGAAATATGTTAGTGTTTATAATTTTATTGAATAATTTGTCCCCAGTTTTGatgtatgtgtaatgtatgaGTAATAAGGGAAGTGGCAGTAATGGgtcgtgtactgtatgtgtactgttTCCTTTAGTGTTTGTGTTCTTGTTTCAGCATGTGACCTAAACAAAGAAAATAGTTGCGCTATAGTTTACAATGGAATATGTGCTCACTGAGGATTGTGTTTCCATGCTTGAGAAGTCTGTACTGTTTAACACCTAAAATTACTAATGATTGACAATTACCCCAAACCCCAATCTGTATTGTAGTTGATCGCCATAGTGACAGACTCCTTGACAGACCTGGACATCTTCCGGGACCTGCAGGAGGCCTGTACCCGACGCAGGGTTCCTGTGTACATCCTGCTGGACAAAGTGTCTGTTCCCTCCTTCCTGCAGATGTGCAGCAACCTGAATGTGCGTCTTGAGGAGCTACGGGTAAGGCCATTTTGTCGACTTGCAGTGCCCAAATAACCCTGTGGAGACCAAGGAGTATGTTTTATCAACGTATCTAGCATAGGACTGATTGAGAGTGAGTCTGTTAATTTCACACAGACAAAATGAAAGGACTTTGAAGTCATGGAAATTTAATAGAGGTCCTGGATACATCATGAATTATCAGTCATCTGCTGCATAAAATTTTAGTGTCGTCTGTCAGTGGCTCTGTAGAGAAACTGTCTCTAAACCAGCCTGTCTTCACCAATATCTGCCCAGAGTCTTTgaacaatatataaaaaaaaaaatctgaatttACCATTGTGGCAGTGTGTGACATTTGGCAAATTTGTTATATtataacacaaaacaaaataatttgTGAAGATAAACATGAATAGGTCATGTAAATTGATGTTGCTGAAAGGGTCGGCCCCCTGGTAAGTGTGCTATCGTGTGTAATGCATATTTAATTCTAGATTTCAAACATGACAATTACTGAGCTGTCTGTGGGACACAGAGGCTTTTTTATATTTTGAGACTATTTGTCTTGTCTCTTGCAGCTGATGCGTATTCGGACCATTACTGGATGTACATATTACATGAGGTCGGGAGCAAGGATCACAGGGAAGGTTCATGAGCGCTTCATGCTAATCGATGGGCACAAAGTAGCTACAGGCTCTTATCGGTACAAAGCATCTTTTCACTACTTATCATAACATTACATACCATACAAGAAGAAAATAATGTCAAAGTAACCATGACATAATATATTTTAGATTATCTTGTGAGTTATAATGTGTGCTATTGTTATACTAGTATGAACACTTCTATATTTTATCAGTGATCCAGGTGCAGGGCATGATGTCTAGAATGTGACAGTTTCATTTTTCCTAATTTTGATTTTTATAATTGCAGTGAAATGAAGGACTTGTGGTTTTATATACACTATCAGAGACTTTTTTCTCAAGTCATGTTAAGACTGCTGAGGAAAGGTTGTTCAGTGAACAATACTTTTAAACTTGAACTAGTTATAACTTTGTTCATTGTTCACACTGTATATTTAAACTTTGAATCACATGTAGTCATTGTCGCATTGAACAATCTATTTCCTTCCACCAACAGGTTCAACTGGACAGATGGGAAGCTCAACAGCAGCAATCTGATCGAACTGACCGGACAAATAACAGAGAAATTTGACGAGGAGTTTCGCATACTGTATGCCCAGTCTCTGCCCCTAAATGCCAGGGAGTGTCCTCCGAGTGCCCGTGGCAGCGGCATATACGACCACCTGCTCTTTAAGCTGCCCTCCACCCCACCGTCCCAGGTCCCCAAGGCGGTCATGCCCGACCAGGTGTGCATGACCAGCACGCCCAATCGGGCCCAGATGATGGAGGCCCTCCAGTCAGCTCCAAGGGTTGGAGAGAAGAGCCGCAGGAGCAGCCACACCTCCAACGCCTCCACCCTCGGGGGGGACTGGATGGAGCAAGACCTGTTGCAGGAGGAACCACTGTTTGGGGGTCCTGCTTCCGCCCCTGCCCTTGCTCCTCCTGCACCTGCTCAACCTTTGTCTGGGGCGGATGGCTGCCCAGTTCCAGCATTTGTAGCTGCCCCCACATCCGCCTGCCACACCTCCACACAGACGGGCAGCCAGAATGTGGACAAGGGCGTGCAGACTGACCAAGGCACTAGGCGTCCATTGCCTGGCTTCCCCCAGCAGgcctccacctcctctaccCTGACCAACTGTGAGACCTCCTTCTCCGCTTCCTCTGATTGTAGCTCCACCCACCCGGACGTCAAATTGGGTCTCCGTCCTCCAATCAGACGTGGCCCTGCCCCTCAGAATTGCAACCTGAAGGAGAGCTTTTGGAAGCTGTCCAAAGAGCGACAAGGCCACTACGCATCCATCCGCTCCAAGCTGGACAACATGGTGGCCATGCTGTCCCATCGGCGGGAGCTGGTGGACCTCACCAACCTGGCCCTGAGTCCTGCCCTACGGAGACGCAATGCCCACCAGCAGTCCAGACGGGCAGCGGGGGTTATGATGGAGACCACCTTCATGGGGACCTGGCCTCGGTCAAGGGGTTTacagtgaaaaacaaggccAGGGGAAATTGGCGAACATGAAGAGGTGTGCTGATTTGCAATCAAACCAATGAATGTTAGTAAATAAAGATACATTCGACAATACTACTATGCATATGCATAATAACCCAGTTATAGGACGTTTCTGAAAAGTTATAGGGCCCAGAGATCAAAAACATATACGGTCTAAATTGAGAGGTTGTGCTGAAAAAGAGAGCTGCTCTCTGTCATCTTCCTTGTTTATCTACAGCTTGTTCTGTATAATATATTGTGGGTAAAAGGGAACTGTTCTTGAGTGGTAAAATGTTATGTAAAATATGCCATGTGTTACTGATATAAAACTAAatcatatacatacataaatcacccatatatatatatatatatatatatatatatatatatatatatatatagtacagTAGGTTATTTGATACAAAAGTTCCAAATGTTAAAATGAAATGCACCTCTGAAAAGAATTTAAAAAGCACATGATAAATGTCTTAAATGTATACATGTGAATGTATACATGGACTTTTATTATAGAACATTCAAAAACACTATAACAACCAACTGCTGTATATGTGCAATCTAAGGACAAGACACTACTGTAATGTGCAACATTTCTACCTTATGCAAGGTACTTTACATGGTACAGAACCTGTAGATTCTGTCTCTAGGGTATTgtatcattctgtgtgtgtatgtgttaaataCAATATCTATAATTTTGTTCCAATAAATTCACCAACTTGTTCTAAACCATGTATCTTTTGCTGAATAATGTAGTCAAGAAGTTAACCACAGCTGGCCACTTTGGAGTTTGAGTTTTGCTGGTGATGTACATTTTATCAAGGTACAAGGTTCACGGAAGTGGAAACCTGGCATGGAGGTTTGGTTCTTTGTAAACACACCACAGGCTGTTATAAATGTATGGCACAGGCATGGGATTTGTAATGGTTAACTACAGTTGCCCTGTGAGAGTTCTACTTCACATTTTATTCACTGCCAGAGCAACATACTGTTGAGCTGAGCAGGACAGGAACAATGACTGTGTACATTTGGTTAATATATTCTGAATTTGCAACACTTTTAGCATAGTTAGACATCATTGTACTCGTCTTTGAACTGCATGGAAATATGTTCCACGATCTTTGTTGTGTCAGTGTTTTTATAAACTACAATAGTTAAATATCTGAAATATATACCTAAACTAAACTAAGAACAATGTGTTCCATTTGTTCATGCACCTCACCACACATTATGGTTGTGAGTTCAACGCACATGTTCACGCATGAAACAAAGCGGGAAGAGCAATGCTGACGCAGCACTAAAGGCATTGGTAATCAGCCAATTTAAGCTGATCTGCTGTCATATCGAGAGGCAGCAACTGCTGTAGCAcattgacaggtgtgtgtgtgtagctgttggTGTTAAATGCCTTTTACACTAGGGGGCAGTCTGACTCATTGCCTTTTGAGAAGACAAGTGACCTACACAAGAAAACAGTTCTGTAATGAATGGGCGCATTtgtccagctttgcacagatCTATTGACATTATGACATTATATTTACCTGTGCATAAGGAATTCCTTCCCCTCCCACCCATCGCACCATTTATAGGAATTGCGGCCAGTGGACAGAACTTTTTAGTGAGTAGCCTGCCTAGGATAGAGACtcatttgttgctgttttcttcAGTCAGCATATTCCCTTGACAGCGAATAAAAGACTAGAAACCTCAGTTTTGAAGCGCGCTGTGAGCCACTGATTTTTTGTCTCACTCTCTAGTGCCACCACGTGCCCAACCCTTACAGTTTAAAAACAGTGACAACTGAGACTTGACACTTACCAGCCTTGTATGATGTGCTGTCCTTTCAAAACTTTCAAAACGACACCCTCTATGCTGAGACCTATGTAGGCCTGTATGATCAACAAAATACTAAATGTGATTATAGAGTACAATACAGGCCAAAaatttggacacaccttcttattcaatgcgtttcctttattttcttggctatttacattgtagattcatc
Above is a genomic segment from Alosa sapidissima isolate fAloSap1 chromosome 4, fAloSap1.pri, whole genome shotgun sequence containing:
- the fam83d gene encoding protein FAM83D, which gives rise to MALSQCLEDSPGWKPLSKGERDGHLEELYNERHRLALEELLSGGVNSYLGFLKKEKIPNFLSDEEIRRISRSTVVPKAFSLAGDDAPFEQSVSTSMDCSSVTYFPDVSDVEPPVLELGWPAFTTGSFRGVTRAVAHFQPSYGECIYSCKEAARKMIKGAKELIAIVTDSLTDLDIFRDLQEACTRRRVPVYILLDKVSVPSFLQMCSNLNVRLEELRLMRIRTITGCTYYMRSGARITGKVHERFMLIDGHKVATGSYRFNWTDGKLNSSNLIELTGQITEKFDEEFRILYAQSLPLNARECPPSARGSGIYDHLLFKLPSTPPSQVPKAVMPDQVCMTSTPNRAQMMEALQSAPRVGEKSRRSSHTSNASTLGGDWMEQDLLQEEPLFGGPASAPALAPPAPAQPLSGADGCPVPAFVAAPTSACHTSTQTGSQNVDKGVQTDQGTRRPLPGFPQQASTSSTLTNCETSFSASSDCSSTHPDVKLGLRPPIRRGPAPQNCNLKESFWKLSKERQGHYASIRSKLDNMVAMLSHRRELVDLTNLALSPALRRRNAHQQSRRAAGVMMETTFMGTWPRSRGLQ